The following are encoded together in the Bacteroidota bacterium genome:
- a CDS encoding T9SS type A sorting domain-containing protein — translation MPVATAFLIGSNGEGIYRATNITGVEQTQAIPQSFLLGQNYPNPFNPSTTIRFSLPKPAYVTLRIYNILGQEVATLLNEFAEAGFRSVRFDASGLASGVYFYRLQSGQFVHTRKLVLLR, via the coding sequence TTGCCAGTTGCTACTGCATTTCTTATTGGAAGTAATGGCGAGGGGATCTACCGCGCTACGAATATCACCGGTGTTGAGCAAACACAAGCCATTCCGCAAAGCTTCTTGCTCGGACAGAACTACCCGAACCCATTCAACCCGAGCACGACCATCCGGTTCTCGCTGCCAAAGCCGGCATACGTTACCCTCAGAATCTACAATATCCTCGGCCAGGAAGTGGCGACACTCTTGAACGAGTTTGCGGAGGCAGGATTCAGGTCAGTACGATTTGATGCCTCAGGGTTGGCAAGCGGCGTGTATTTCTACCGCCTTCAGTCGGGACAATTTGTACACACGCGGAAACTCGTGCTCCTTCGCTGA